CCGCCATCATGGCGACGAGCGACACCAACAGGCCGATCCCGCAAAACAATGCGATCGTAACCAGCGGGCTATTGTCGGGCTTCCTGGTGGCCGGAAATGACGCGCGAAACGCTTTCGGCATGTCAGGCTCTCCAAATATCAGGGGTCAAAGCTCCCAGCTTTCGGAAATATCTGCCCAACGGCGATGAAGGTTCAGTGCGCTTATTGCCGCATCCGGCAGGAACGAGAGGCGTGGATGGCCGGGAGGTCCAGCGCGAAGACGCACTCCGCCCGGCCATGACCGAAGCCCGTTAACCGCGATAGATCGGCGCCCCCGCCGGCGCTCCCGATGTGCCGCCGTCGACGAATATCTCGGCGCCATTGACGTTCGAGGCATCGTCGGAAGCGAGGAACAGCACTGTCTTGGCAACTTCCTCGGCTTCGCCAAGCCGTCCCAGCGGAATGCTGCGCGAGATGCGTTTGTCGAGCACGGCGAACGCTTCGGCGGTGGGAGCCGCACCGTTCCAGATCGGGGTTTTCGCAGCCCCCGGCGAAACCACGTTGACCCTGATCCCGCGCGGCGCAAGTTCCGACGCCATCACCCGCCCCATCGCGCGCACGCCGGCCTTGCTGGCGGCATAGGCGGCATAGCCGGGATTGCCGAGCACCGCGATCACCGAACTGTTCAATATGACCGACGCGCCGTCATTGAGATACGGCGCGGCAGCCTGCACGGTGAAGAATACCGAAGTGATATTGGTCCGGAGCACCGATTCAAAGGCGACGAGCGCTGTGCCCCCGATCGGCGTGCTGCCGGCAATGCCGGCGTTGGCGAACACGATATCGAGCTTGCCGAAGGTCTTGACCGCCTGCTCGATCGCCTGCTCGGTCGCCGCGATGTCGGTGGCGTCGGCGACCACGGCGAGCGCGTTCGGCCCCAGCCCTTCTGCCGCCGCCTGCAGCGTCGCCTGGTTTCGGCCGGTTATGACGACCCGCGCGCCCTCCGCCGCGAACAGCCGCGCGGTCGCAAGGCCGATGCCGCTGTTGCCGCCGGTAATCAACGCCGTCTTGTTCTTCAGTCGCACGCCGTCCTCCAGTGGTTGCATTATTAAACCATGTTGCCATCTAGGGCATTTGGTTTCATAATGCAACCACAAAGTACCGTGATCGGGAGACCGACTGCCGGAGGACGATCGTGAAGCGAACGAGTCTTGAAAAGGCCGACTGCCCGATCGCGCGATCGCTGGATTCGCTCGGCGACTGGTGGTCGCTTCTGATTATCCGCGACGCCTTTTTGGGTATCCGCCGCTTCAGCGAATTCCAGAAGAACATTGGCTTGGCCAAAAACATCCTGACGGTGCGGCTGCGCGCCTTGGTGGAGCACGGCATCCTGGCCACGGCGCCCGCCTCCGACGGCAGCGCCTACCAGGAATATGTGCTGACGCCGAAGGGACGCGGGGTGTTTCCGGTGCTGGTCGCGCTGCGCCAGTGGAGCGAGGAGTTCTCCGGCGAGCCGCAAGGGTTCGCCACCCTGCTGGTCGATCGCGACAAGGGCCGCCCGGTACGCAAGCTGGAGCTACGCGCCGATGACGGCCGGTTGCTTGGCCAAGGCGATACCGCACTGAAGCCAAATCCCAGAGCCAGCCGACGCCGGCGCGTTCCGGCCTGAGCGCTCGCGGCGGCTGCATTTATTGCGATTATTTCTTTGAAATACTCTTTTTGAGAGCGCAACTGTAAGACGTATTTTACAACCATAAGGATGCCGCAAGGTGCCCCCTGAAGCCCCCCTTAACATCTGCGGATTTGACAGGGGCGGCCTCACCACCCATGTTCGGGTCGCAACGGCCAGCGCGAGTCTCGCGGAACCGGCCCGTTATTTTTCCCGTAAGCTATTGGAATGACATGAATATCGTCATTGTGGAGTCGCCGGCGAAAGCCAAGACGATCAACAAATATCTGGGCTCGTCCTACGAGGTCCTGGCCTCGTTCGGCCATGTCCGCGACCTCCCGGCCAAGAACGGATCAGTCGATCCGGACGCCAACTTCCAGATGATCTGGGAGGTCGACCCCAAGGCGGCCGGACGGCTCAACGATATCGCCAAGGCGCTCAAGGGAGCCGACCGGCTGATCCTCGCCACCGACCCCGATCGCGAGGGCGAAGCGATCTCCTGGCACGTGCTGGAGGTCTTGAAGGAAAAGCGCGCAATCAAGGACCACAAAATCGAGCGCGTGGTGTTCAACGCCATCACCAAGCAGGCGGTGACGGACGCGATGAAGCATCCGCGCCAGATCGACGGCGCGCTGGTCGACGCCTATATGGCGCGCCGCGCGCTGGACTATCTGGTCGGCTTCACGCTGTCGCCCGTGTTGTGGCGCAAATTGCCGGGCGCGCGCTCGGCCGGCCGCGTGCAGTCGGTGGCGCTGCGGCTGGTCTGCGACCGCGAGCTCGAAATCGAGAAATTCGTCCCGCGCGAATACTGGTCGCTGGTGGCGACGCTGACGACGCCGCGCGGCGAAGCCTTCGAGGCCCGTCTGGTCGGCGCCGACGGCAAGAAGATTCAAAGGCTCGACATCGGCAGCGGCGCCGAAGCCGAGGACTTCAAGAAGGCGATCGAGGCGGCCAACTTCGCAGTCTCGACCGTCGAGGCAAAGCCCGCGCGCCGCAATCCGCAGGCGCCCTTCACCACCTCGACCCTGCAGCAGGAAGCCAGCCGCAAGCTCGGTTTCGCACCGGCGCACACCATGCGGATCGCGCAGCGGCTCTATGAGGGCATCGATATCGGCGGCGAGACCACCGGACTCATTACCTATATGCGTACCGACGGCGTCCAGATCGACGGCTCGGCGATCACGCAGGCGCGCAAGGTGATCGGCGAGGATTACGGCAACGCCTATGTGCCCGATGCCCCGCGCCAGTACCAGACCAAGGCCAAGAATGCCCAGGAAGCGCACGAAGCGATCCGCCCGACCGATCTGTCGCGGCGGCCGGCCGAAATGCGCCGCCGCCTCGATACCGATCAGGCCAAGCTCTATGAACTGATCTGGATCCGCACCATCGCCAGCCAGATGGAATCGGCGGAGATGGAACGCACCACCGTCGACATCGCCGCGAAAGCCGGCTCCCGCGTGCTGGAACTGCGCGCCACCGGCCAGGTGGTGAAGTTCGACGGCTTCCTCGCGCTCTACCAGGAAGGCCGCGACGACGACGGCGACGACGAGGACAGCCGCCGCCTCCCCGCCATGAGCGAGGGCGAAGCGCTGAAGCGGCAGGATCTCGCCGTCACCCAGCATTTCACCGAACCGCCGCCGCGCTTCTCGGAAGCCTCGCTGGTCAAGCGCATGGAAGAGCTCGGCATCGGCCGTCCCTCGACCTATGCCTCGATCCTGCAGGTGCTGAAGGACCGCGGCTACGTCAGGCTGGAGAAGAAGCGCCTGCACGGCGAGGACAAGGGCCGCGTCGTGGTCGCGTTCCTGGAAAACTTCTTCGCCCGCTACGTCGAATACGATTTCACCGCCGACCTCGAAGAGAAGCTCGACCGCATCTCCAACAACGAGATTTCCTGGCAGCAGGTGCTGCAGGATTTCTGGACCGGCTTCATCGGCGCCGTCAACGAGATCAAGGATCTGCGGGTGACGCAGGTGCTCGACGCGCTCGACGACATGCTGGGCCCGCACATCTATCCGCCGCGCGCGGATGGCGGCGATGTCAGGCAATGCCCGACCTGCGGCACCGGCAAGCTCAACCTCAAGGCCGGAAAATTCGGCGCCTTCGTCGGCTGCACCAACTATCCGGAGTGTCGTTATACCCGCCCGCTCGCCGCCGACAGCGAGGCCAGCGCCGATCGCATCCTCGGCAAGGACCCCGAAACCGATCGTGACGTCGTGGTGAAGGCCGGACGGTTCGGTCCCTATATCCAGCTCGGCGAGCAGAAGGATTATGCCGAAGGCGAGAAGCCGAAGCGCGCCGGCATTCCGAAGAACATGTCGCCTTCCGACATGGAACTCGATCTGGCGCTGAAACTGTTGTCGCTGCCGCGCGAGATCGGCAAGCATCCGGAGACCGGCGAGCCGATCACCGCCGGGCTCGGCCGTTTCGGGCCATTCGTGAAACACGAGAAGACCTATGCCAGCCTGGAGGCCGGCGACGAAGTATTCGACATCGGCCTCAACCGCGCGGTGACGCTGATCGCCGAGAAGATCGCCAAGGGACCGAGCGGCCGCCGCTTCGGCGCCGATCCCGGCAAGCCGCTGGGCGATCACCCCACCCTCGGCGGCGTCGCGGTCAAGAGCGGGCGCTACGGCGCCTATGTCACGGCCGGCGGCGTCAATGCCACGATCCCGAGCGACAAGACGCAGGACACCATCACGCTGGAGGAAGCCATCGCGCTGATCGACGAGCGCGTGGCCAAGGGCGGCGGCAAGCCTGCGCGGGGCAAGAAGAAGGCGCCTGCGAAGAAGCCCGCCAAGGCCGAAGCGGAAGCCAAGGCGCCGAAGCCGGCCAAGAAGGCGGTCGCGAAGAAAGCCGCGGCCAAGCCGAAGACCGATTCCGTCAGCAAGGCGCGCGCGCCGGTAACGCCGGCCGCCAAGACATCGGCGGCGAAGCCCGCGCCCAAGACGCCGGCGAAGAAAAGCGCCGGCAAGGCCCGCGGGTAAGTGGCCAGGCAACGCGACAGAGGTTTTCCCGATCGGGACGCCATCGTCGCCTTTATCCGCGCGCATCCGGGAAAGGTCGGCACCCGCGAGATCGCACGCGAGTTCGGCCTGAAGAACGCCGATCGCGCCGAACTGAAGCGCATCCTGCGCGAACTCGCCGACGCCGGCACGATCGAGAAGCGCGGCAGGAAGATCGCCGAACCTGCCGCCCTGCCCGCGACCCTGATGGCCGACATCAGCGGCCGCGATGCCGACGGCGAGCTGATCGCGACCCCGACCGAGTGGGACGAGGTCGAAAGCGGCGAGCCGCCGAAACTCCGCATCCATATTCCAAGACGGCCGCAACCGGGCACCGCGGCCGGCGTCGGCGATCGCGCATTGCTGCGCATCGAGAAACTCGACGATGCCGAAGGCCCGGTCTATCGCGCCCGCGTCATCAAGGTCATCGATCACGCCAGGACCCGCGTGCTCGGTATCTTCCGCAGCAACCCCGCCGGCGGCGGACGGCTGATCCCGGTCGACAAGAAACAGGCCGGGCGTGAATTGAACATCGCCAAGGCCGATACCGGCGGTGCCGAGGATGGCGACCTCGTCAGCGTCGACCTCGTCCGCTCGCGTGGGTTCGGCCTCGCCTCCGGCAAGGTCAGGGAGCGGCTGGGATCGCTGGCGTCGGAAAAAGCGGTCAGCCTGATCGCTATTCACTCCCACGAAATTCCGCAGGCCTTCGCGCCTTCAGCGCTGCGCGAGGCCGATGCGGCCAGGCCCGCGACGCTTGCCGGCCGCGAGGACTGGCGCGCGCTGCCGCTGGTTACCATCGACCCGCCCGACGCCAAGGACCACGACGACGCGGTGCATGCCGAACCGGACGCCGATCCCAACAACAAGGGCGGTTACATCGTCAGCGTCGCGATCGCCGACGTCGCATTCTATGTGCGGCCGGGCTCGGCGCTCGATCGCGACGCGCTGACGCGCGGCAATTCGGTGTATTTCCCGGACCGCGTGGTGCCGATGCTGCCCGAGCGCATCTCCAACGACCTGTGCTCGCTGGTGCCGGGCGAACCGCGCGGCGCGTTGGCGGTGCGGATGGTGATCGGCAGTGACGGCCGCAAGCGCTCGCACAGCTTTCATCGCATCCTGATGCGTTCGGCGGCAAAGCTGAACTACGCGCAGGCGCAGGCGGCGATCGACGGACGGCCCGACGACACCACCGGTCCCCTGCTCGATCCGATCCTCAAACCGCTCTACGACGCCTATGCGACCGTGAAGAAGGGGCGCGACGAACGCGAGCCGCTCGATCTCGACATTCCCGAGCGCAAGATCCTCTTGAAGCCCGACGGCACGGTGGACCGCGTGGTCGTGCCGGAGCGGCTGGATGCACACAAGCTGATCGAAGAGTTCATGATTCTCGCCAACGTCGCCGCGGCGGAAATGCTCGAAAAAAAGGCGCTGCCGCTGATCTACCGGGTGCACGATGAACCGACGCTGGAGAAGGTTCATAACCTGCAGGAATTCCTCAAGACGCTGAATCTGCCGTTCGCCAAGAGCGGCGCGTTGCGTCCCTCGCTGTTCAACTACGTGCTGGCGCAGGTCAGGGGGCACGATGCCGAACAGCTGGTGAATGAAGTGGTGCTGCGCTCGCAATCCCAGGCTGAATACGCCGCCGAGAATTACGGCCATTTCGGCCTCAACTTGCGGCGCTATGCGCATTTCACATCGCCGATCCGCCGTTATGCCGACCTCGTCGTGCATCGCGCCCTGATCCGCGGTCTCGGCCTCGGCGAAGGCGCGTTGCCGGAGACCGAGACGGTGGAAACGCTGGCCGAGGTCGCTGCCCAGATTTCCGTCACCGAGCGCCGCGCCATGAAGGCGGAACGCGAAACCGCCGACCGCCTGATCGCGCATTTCCTCGCCGACCGCATCGGGGCCACGTTCCAGGGCCGCATCTCCGGCGTCACCCGCTCCGGACTGTTCGTGAAACTGAGCGATACCGGTGCCGACGGGCTGATCCCGATCCGGACGCTCGGCACTGAATATTTCAACTATGACGAGGCGCGCCACGCGCTGGTCGGCACACGCAGCGGTGCCATGCACCGGCTGGGTGACGTTGTCGACGTTCGTCTGGTAGAAGCAGCCCCAGTCGCGGGCGCACTGCGGTTCGAACTGCTGTCGGAAGGCAAAATCGCACCGCGCGGGCACCGACGCCCGGGCACTGATGATGCCACGCGCGCGAAGGCGAAGGCGCATCCCGGCCGCAGCTCGCGCAAGAAAGACCGCAGGCCGGGCAAGGCCAAGCCAGGCGGCAAGTCCGGCAAATCGAAGAAGGGCAAGCCCTTCAAAGGATGAGATGATGGATACCGTCACTGCACATGCGAAGATCTGGACGGCAGATTCGGCGCCGGCCGCCAAGCGCAACGTCTGGACCGCGCTGACACGCGGATTGCGCGGCCGCTGCCCGCGCTGCGGCGAAGGCAAGCTGTTTCGCGCGTTCCTGAAAGTGGACGATCACTGCTCGGTCTGCAAACAGGATTTCACGCCGCATCGCGCCGACGATCTTCCGGCCTATCTCGTCATCGTCATCGTCGGTCACTTCATGGTGCCGCTGGCGCTGACGATCGAAACCCACTTTTCGCCTCCCGTGCCGCTGCAGTTGTCGATCTATTTGCCTGGCACCCTGATCGCCTCCCTGCTGTTGCTGCAACCGGTGAAAGGCGCCGTGGTCGGGTTCCAATGGGCGTTGCGTATGCACGGATTTGACGAGCAAAATCCCGACCAGTAGCGTGAGCTCCTACAAGCAAGAAGAAACAGGGGTGAAATGAGCGAGACGGCAAAACAAGAGAAGACGGCAAAAGAAGAGAAAGAGGCCGATCACCACCCTTATTTCCGGCCGAAAGACGCCGCCACGCTGATCCTGGTCGATCGCACCAAAGCCACCCCAAAAGTGCTGGTCGGCAAGCGCCACGACAAGGTGGTGTTCATGCCCGGCAAATTCGTGTTTCCGGGCGGCCGCGTCGACAAATCGGACAACCGCGTTCCGGTGGCGGCCCCGATTACGAAGGCGCTGGAAACCAACCTGCTCAAGGGCAGCCCCAGGATCACGCCGTCGCGCGCGAAATCGCTTGCGGTCGCAGCGATCCGCGAGGCCTGCGAGGAAACCGGGCTCTGTCTCGGGCGCAAGACGGAGGGCAAGACGCCGGCGCTGCAAGGCGCATGGAAACCCTTCACCGAAGCGGGCCTGTTGCCAGATCCCTCCGGCCTGTTCCTGATTGCGCGGGCCATCACCCCGCCCGGCCGCGTCCGCCGTTTCGATACCCGATTCTTTACCGCGGACGCGTCAGCCATCGCCCACCGCGTCGAAGGCGTGGTCCATGCCGAGGCCGAACTGGTCGAGTTGGTCTGGGTCGATCTCGGCTCCAAGCACCTCGCCGACGCGCATCCGATGACCAGGAACGTTCTGAACGAACTGGAAAGGCGTCTCGCCACCGGTCCGCTCAGCCACGACGCCCCGGTGCCGTTCTTCCACTTCTACGGCGGCAAGATGCAGAAGGATGTGTTGGGCGAGGCTTGAGTGCCGGCCCCTCCTCCCGTCAATGCAGGCAGCGTCAGCGAAAATCCCGGCCTGCCCCGGCCGAAAAACCGCTTCTTTGAGGGTTAATCGCTGGTTTTGCGAGGGTTTTTGGCCGCTAGAACCTTGACTTTGGACGATCAGAAGCTAGGTTGCGCGGCAAATGCGGGCCTGATGGGCCGGCTTCCGATTCCCAATCATTTGAGGTCCTGAACATGGCCAAAGCGGTCACCATCAAGGTCAAGCTCGTTTCCTCAGCGGATACAGGCTTCTACTACGTCGCCAAGAAGAATTCGCGCACCATGACCGACAAGCTGGTCAAGAAGAAGTATGACCCGGTCGCGCGCAAGCACGTCGAATTCCGCGAGTCCAAGATCAAGTAACATCGCGGGACGTTACTGACTTCCGAACGGGGCCTTGCGGGCCCCGTTTTCGTTTTTTGAAGCAGCGTCAGGTCATTCCGCAGGCGCCAGACGCTCACGCGGCTGCGGCCCCTTCTCCGCAACGTCGCCGTCGACGTCGGCACCGAGATCGTCGCGCCACGGCCGCAACCTCTCGATCATCGCGAGGATGACGATGATGACCGCGGCCAAGGCCAGCGCGCCCTGCCAATAGGGGATGCCGGCGAGATCCGAAAAGATCAGTTTCGGCCCGGTGCCGATCAGCGACTTGGCAAGCCAGGGTTGGGCGTAGGAGAACGCCACCGCGCCGGACAACCCGCCGAGCAGCGTAAAGATCGCGTCGCGATAGCCGACGCCGATCTGCGCCAGCGTGGTGCCGGGGCACGCGCCCGCCAGCGCGATGCCGGCGCCGAGGATCAGCCCGCCGACGATATCGGCGGCATACAGCGCCGCCTTGGGCTGCAGCTTGATGAAGCCGAAGCCATGGAGAAACGCCAGCACCACGGCTCCGGTCGCGACCGCGCTCAGAAACACCTTGAGCATGATCCAGTTGCGCAACTGCATCTGGCCGACGATCATTCCGGGCTCGAACACCCGCGATTTTTCCAGCGCGAAGCCGAACACGATCCCCATCAGCACGCCGCTCAGAATTCCGACTGCAACGGATGACATGACCATCCCTCCCGAGGTTAAATGCGACGCAGCAGCAGTAGGGCAGTGGCAATGCCGCCG
The sequence above is drawn from the Bradyrhizobium sediminis genome and encodes:
- a CDS encoding SDR family NAD(P)-dependent oxidoreductase, coding for MRLKNKTALITGGNSGIGLATARLFAAEGARVVITGRNQATLQAAAEGLGPNALAVVADATDIAATEQAIEQAVKTFGKLDIVFANAGIAGSTPIGGTALVAFESVLRTNITSVFFTVQAAAPYLNDGASVILNSSVIAVLGNPGYAAYAASKAGVRAMGRVMASELAPRGIRVNVVSPGAAKTPIWNGAAPTAEAFAVLDKRISRSIPLGRLGEAEEVAKTVLFLASDDASNVNGAEIFVDGGTSGAPAGAPIYRG
- a CDS encoding winged helix-turn-helix transcriptional regulator, with the translated sequence MVKRTSLEKADCPIARSLDSLGDWWSLLIIRDAFLGIRRFSEFQKNIGLAKNILTVRLRALVEHGILATAPASDGSAYQEYVLTPKGRGVFPVLVALRQWSEEFSGEPQGFATLLVDRDKGRPVRKLELRADDGRLLGQGDTALKPNPRASRRRRVPA
- the topA gene encoding type I DNA topoisomerase, whose product is MNIVIVESPAKAKTINKYLGSSYEVLASFGHVRDLPAKNGSVDPDANFQMIWEVDPKAAGRLNDIAKALKGADRLILATDPDREGEAISWHVLEVLKEKRAIKDHKIERVVFNAITKQAVTDAMKHPRQIDGALVDAYMARRALDYLVGFTLSPVLWRKLPGARSAGRVQSVALRLVCDRELEIEKFVPREYWSLVATLTTPRGEAFEARLVGADGKKIQRLDIGSGAEAEDFKKAIEAANFAVSTVEAKPARRNPQAPFTTSTLQQEASRKLGFAPAHTMRIAQRLYEGIDIGGETTGLITYMRTDGVQIDGSAITQARKVIGEDYGNAYVPDAPRQYQTKAKNAQEAHEAIRPTDLSRRPAEMRRRLDTDQAKLYELIWIRTIASQMESAEMERTTVDIAAKAGSRVLELRATGQVVKFDGFLALYQEGRDDDGDDEDSRRLPAMSEGEALKRQDLAVTQHFTEPPPRFSEASLVKRMEELGIGRPSTYASILQVLKDRGYVRLEKKRLHGEDKGRVVVAFLENFFARYVEYDFTADLEEKLDRISNNEISWQQVLQDFWTGFIGAVNEIKDLRVTQVLDALDDMLGPHIYPPRADGGDVRQCPTCGTGKLNLKAGKFGAFVGCTNYPECRYTRPLAADSEASADRILGKDPETDRDVVVKAGRFGPYIQLGEQKDYAEGEKPKRAGIPKNMSPSDMELDLALKLLSLPREIGKHPETGEPITAGLGRFGPFVKHEKTYASLEAGDEVFDIGLNRAVTLIAEKIAKGPSGRRFGADPGKPLGDHPTLGGVAVKSGRYGAYVTAGGVNATIPSDKTQDTITLEEAIALIDERVAKGGGKPARGKKKAPAKKPAKAEAEAKAPKPAKKAVAKKAAAKPKTDSVSKARAPVTPAAKTSAAKPAPKTPAKKSAGKARG
- the rnr gene encoding ribonuclease R, with translation MARQRDRGFPDRDAIVAFIRAHPGKVGTREIAREFGLKNADRAELKRILRELADAGTIEKRGRKIAEPAALPATLMADISGRDADGELIATPTEWDEVESGEPPKLRIHIPRRPQPGTAAGVGDRALLRIEKLDDAEGPVYRARVIKVIDHARTRVLGIFRSNPAGGGRLIPVDKKQAGRELNIAKADTGGAEDGDLVSVDLVRSRGFGLASGKVRERLGSLASEKAVSLIAIHSHEIPQAFAPSALREADAARPATLAGREDWRALPLVTIDPPDAKDHDDAVHAEPDADPNNKGGYIVSVAIADVAFYVRPGSALDRDALTRGNSVYFPDRVVPMLPERISNDLCSLVPGEPRGALAVRMVIGSDGRKRSHSFHRILMRSAAKLNYAQAQAAIDGRPDDTTGPLLDPILKPLYDAYATVKKGRDEREPLDLDIPERKILLKPDGTVDRVVVPERLDAHKLIEEFMILANVAAAEMLEKKALPLIYRVHDEPTLEKVHNLQEFLKTLNLPFAKSGALRPSLFNYVLAQVRGHDAEQLVNEVVLRSQSQAEYAAENYGHFGLNLRRYAHFTSPIRRYADLVVHRALIRGLGLGEGALPETETVETLAEVAAQISVTERRAMKAERETADRLIAHFLADRIGATFQGRISGVTRSGLFVKLSDTGADGLIPIRTLGTEYFNYDEARHALVGTRSGAMHRLGDVVDVRLVEAAPVAGALRFELLSEGKIAPRGHRRPGTDDATRAKAKAHPGRSSRKKDRRPGKAKPGGKSGKSKKGKPFKG
- a CDS encoding DUF983 domain-containing protein, whose amino-acid sequence is MDTVTAHAKIWTADSAPAAKRNVWTALTRGLRGRCPRCGEGKLFRAFLKVDDHCSVCKQDFTPHRADDLPAYLVIVIVGHFMVPLALTIETHFSPPVPLQLSIYLPGTLIASLLLLQPVKGAVVGFQWALRMHGFDEQNPDQ
- a CDS encoding NUDIX hydrolase, yielding MSETAKQEKTAKEEKEADHHPYFRPKDAATLILVDRTKATPKVLVGKRHDKVVFMPGKFVFPGGRVDKSDNRVPVAAPITKALETNLLKGSPRITPSRAKSLAVAAIREACEETGLCLGRKTEGKTPALQGAWKPFTEAGLLPDPSGLFLIARAITPPGRVRRFDTRFFTADASAIAHRVEGVVHAEAELVELVWVDLGSKHLADAHPMTRNVLNELERRLATGPLSHDAPVPFFHFYGGKMQKDVLGEA
- the rpmG gene encoding 50S ribosomal protein L33 — translated: MAKAVTIKVKLVSSADTGFYYVAKKNSRTMTDKLVKKKYDPVARKHVEFRESKIK
- a CDS encoding YeeE/YedE thiosulfate transporter family protein, with the translated sequence MSSVAVGILSGVLMGIVFGFALEKSRVFEPGMIVGQMQLRNWIMLKVFLSAVATGAVVLAFLHGFGFIKLQPKAALYAADIVGGLILGAGIALAGACPGTTLAQIGVGYRDAIFTLLGGLSGAVAFSYAQPWLAKSLIGTGPKLIFSDLAGIPYWQGALALAAVIIVILAMIERLRPWRDDLGADVDGDVAEKGPQPRERLAPAE